From one Marinifilum sp. JC120 genomic stretch:
- a CDS encoding TonB-dependent receptor, whose amino-acid sequence MKQTKLAFLIFIIFLFSSSIALAEDNYPQGNQTSVTMEPVMVYATKREGTAKEFAGNISVLDDIFIETRGIDNLEDLTRYAPNIYIKDTSSGGSIICRGISTIDTSLFSPMGLYVDDVAYPLGYMSNQNLFDVERVEVLRGPQGTLYGKNSESGVINIVMKQPDNEQRNRMQLEVGNYYTARLGISSSGPITEDKLYYGLSMQGLTTDGYNTNILTNDDDVYGKENFNGRGTIRWTPDDAWDITFNLDGALRNLGISALRYIDGPSATDRNKVTSNENDKATEEEIGQSIKVKHTWSTMELTSITSHRTFDRVHHHDSDRTAKPISYSDLNMDMESWNQEFRLASKGKSNLTWLLGFNGNYENINAGIDFTNVKPARSSKRSGNSKSTSGALFGQATYEILEGLRLTGGTRLDISHNTGKQTYTPSTGATSYKKSINDTEFLPMGSLAYDFNPNITAYTTVSTGFLAGGFNFYSATDADSFAYNAEHTLNYEAGIKTNWFDNILTFNLTAFYTDVTDKQVRESVAGGGVGAWKFSNAASAHTQGIEVESSYSPIPELQFIAGFGYADSEIDNWTTTAGGTTIDYSGKKLPWAPEYTYNLGVQYNHESGIFVIADLLGTGEQYFDAANELKGDAYETVNLRLGYTIGDLELSVWSENIFDTAYSVKKVATASGSTLAEDGAPMTYGFTLNWNF is encoded by the coding sequence ATGAAACAAACTAAACTTGCTTTTTTAATATTCATAATCTTTTTATTCAGTTCTTCAATTGCCCTGGCTGAAGACAATTATCCTCAAGGCAATCAGACATCTGTCACTATGGAACCGGTAATGGTGTATGCGACTAAACGTGAAGGCACTGCAAAAGAATTTGCGGGCAATATTTCAGTACTGGACGATATCTTTATTGAAACACGCGGAATCGATAATCTTGAAGACCTGACCCGTTACGCCCCAAACATCTATATCAAAGATACCAGCTCCGGCGGATCAATTATCTGCCGCGGTATTTCCACTATTGATACATCTTTGTTCAGCCCTATGGGACTATATGTCGACGATGTGGCATATCCCCTTGGCTACATGAGTAACCAGAATTTATTTGACGTTGAGCGTGTCGAGGTTCTGCGTGGGCCGCAGGGGACACTGTACGGTAAGAATAGTGAATCAGGAGTTATCAATATAGTCATGAAGCAGCCGGACAATGAGCAGCGCAACAGGATGCAGCTGGAAGTCGGCAACTACTACACCGCGAGGCTGGGAATCAGTTCCAGCGGTCCTATCACTGAAGATAAACTCTACTACGGCCTTAGCATGCAGGGGCTGACAACTGATGGATACAACACCAATATCCTGACAAATGATGACGATGTATATGGTAAAGAGAACTTCAATGGACGCGGTACGATTCGTTGGACCCCGGATGATGCGTGGGACATTACCTTCAACTTAGACGGTGCGTTGCGTAATCTTGGTATCAGCGCTCTGCGCTACATTGACGGACCGAGTGCGACTGACCGCAACAAGGTTACGAGCAATGAAAACGACAAAGCAACAGAAGAAGAAATCGGCCAGTCAATAAAAGTTAAGCATACATGGTCGACAATGGAACTGACTTCCATCACCAGTCACCGTACTTTCGACCGTGTACATCATCATGATTCAGACAGGACCGCCAAGCCCATTTCCTATTCGGACCTCAACATGGATATGGAGAGTTGGAACCAAGAGTTCCGCCTTGCTTCAAAAGGAAAAAGCAACCTTACTTGGTTATTGGGCTTTAATGGAAACTACGAGAATATTAATGCCGGTATTGATTTTACCAATGTAAAGCCAGCTAGAAGCTCTAAACGCTCCGGCAATAGTAAATCGACATCTGGTGCTTTATTCGGGCAAGCTACTTATGAAATACTGGAAGGGCTGCGCCTTACCGGTGGAACACGCCTGGATATTTCCCATAACACAGGTAAACAAACCTATACTCCCAGTACTGGGGCCACTTCCTATAAAAAGTCTATTAATGACACAGAATTCCTCCCAATGGGTTCTCTCGCATATGACTTTAATCCCAATATCACAGCCTATACCACTGTTTCTACAGGCTTCTTAGCTGGAGGATTCAACTTTTATTCAGCCACAGATGCTGACAGCTTTGCCTATAACGCAGAACACACCCTCAACTACGAGGCTGGAATCAAAACCAACTGGTTTGATAACATACTGACCTTCAATCTCACTGCTTTTTATACTGATGTTACCGACAAACAAGTTAGAGAATCCGTAGCCGGCGGAGGCGTAGGAGCTTGGAAATTTAGCAATGCAGCTTCCGCGCACACCCAAGGGATAGAAGTGGAAAGTAGCTATAGCCCAATTCCCGAGCTGCAATTTATTGCCGGCTTTGGATACGCAGACTCTGAAATTGACAATTGGACGACTACAGCGGGCGGAACAACTATTGACTACAGTGGTAAAAAGCTGCCTTGGGCTCCTGAATACACATATAATCTGGGTGTCCAGTACAACCATGAAAGCGGAATTTTTGTAATTGCAGACCTATTAGGTACCGGAGAGCAGTATTTTGATGCAGCCAATGAACTTAAGGGGGATGCATATGAGACCGTAAACCTCCGTCTGGGATATACAATTGGCGACTTAGAATTATCCGTATGGTCTGAAAATATTTTCGATACGGCCTATTCGGTAAAAAAAGTCGCTACTGCGTCCGGTTCGACATTGGCTGAAGACGGTGCTCCCATGACCTACGGATTCACTCTAAACTGGAATTTCTAA
- a CDS encoding methyltransferase domain-containing protein, with protein sequence MTQQLNTLMPSQDLDFLFELMVGPTRMAVLETAIKMKLPDILETTQDPKGIAEILKIKASESNLIYFLDAMTALGFADKEDGTYTNTPFSKSYLLTTSPTYLGGMVNNISQMQHRNLFRIPELILQGPPKVEDRNLLNREEKWKESARHLANYQKAGMAKRIDSLISSLPEYSNIQRMLDLGCGPGIMCIEVVSNHPSMEGFLCDMPPLIEVAQEEIASAGLESRMNTIAGDYNEVDFGQDYDLIWTSQTLYFVKDFSSMFSRIHDALNPGGLFISLHEGLTCERTQPSDMVLSRLSLALEGQDVSFEQGEIASYLHEAGFSTIEIRIMTLPFGPSELIIARKSR encoded by the coding sequence ATGACACAACAACTAAATACACTTATGCCCTCACAGGATTTGGATTTCCTTTTTGAATTAATGGTTGGCCCGACACGTATGGCTGTACTTGAAACTGCCATAAAGATGAAACTGCCGGACATTTTGGAAACAACACAAGATCCAAAAGGCATTGCTGAAATTCTAAAAATCAAAGCAAGTGAGTCCAATCTTATATACTTTCTCGACGCCATGACTGCCTTGGGTTTTGCTGACAAGGAAGATGGAACTTATACTAACACTCCTTTTTCAAAATCCTACCTGCTGACAACAAGTCCGACTTATCTCGGTGGCATGGTTAATAATATATCTCAGATGCAGCATCGCAATCTTTTCCGTATTCCCGAATTAATCCTACAAGGACCACCAAAAGTGGAAGATAGAAATCTATTGAACAGAGAAGAAAAGTGGAAAGAATCAGCACGACATTTAGCCAACTACCAAAAGGCAGGCATGGCAAAACGCATAGATTCTCTTATTTCTTCTTTACCGGAATACTCAAACATACAGCGCATGCTGGATCTGGGATGCGGCCCCGGTATCATGTGCATAGAAGTGGTTTCCAATCATCCGAGTATGGAAGGATTTTTATGCGATATGCCCCCTCTTATAGAAGTTGCACAGGAAGAAATTGCTTCCGCTGGGCTCGAATCTCGTATGAACACGATTGCCGGAGATTATAATGAGGTTGATTTCGGACAAGATTACGACCTGATATGGACCAGCCAGACTCTTTATTTTGTTAAGGATTTCAGTTCCATGTTCTCCCGCATACACGATGCTCTTAATCCCGGAGGACTGTTTATCAGCCTACATGAAGGGCTGACCTGTGAACGAACTCAGCCATCAGACATGGTTTTGTCCCGCCTTTCGCTGGCCTTAGAAGGACAGGATGTTTCCTTTGAGCAGGGAGAAATAGCCTCTTATCTTCATGAAGCCGGTTTTTCCACAATAGAAATCAGAATCATGACTTTGCCTTTTGGCCCGTCAGAACTGATAATTGCCCGCAAAAGTAGATAA
- a CDS encoding ABC transporter substrate-binding protein, whose protein sequence is MKKIFLIALLLALACPAQCKERPTIVLSGPPIAESVPLIAMTQEAQAWNQHFNVKFIPWHSPDMLRAMIVGGQIDAAIITTAAAATLLNKGINVRIAQLYESPVWIVSNRPGPDTLESLKGTLLFPFGPGEMPELFFKATLGDKPNGISIRHTSGALEAVNLLLAGKGDHAMLSEPTVSVAILRSQEKHANGSPLLVRRISMSKTWMKSFPGHRLAATSMTFFGEKAESSDLIQTFRKAHMQAYEWVQKNPSKALTITRQKFPALAAQLDSGAINNLEIHILNGKKAQENAIFFLSKIKELSPAAIGGPIPNGDLFEVGQ, encoded by the coding sequence ATGAAAAAAATATTTTTAATCGCATTATTACTAGCCCTTGCATGCCCAGCGCAGTGCAAGGAACGCCCTACTATTGTTCTTTCAGGTCCCCCCATTGCTGAAAGTGTTCCCCTAATCGCTATGACTCAGGAAGCACAGGCTTGGAACCAGCATTTTAATGTGAAATTCATTCCCTGGCATTCACCGGACATGCTCCGGGCCATGATCGTTGGTGGGCAGATTGATGCAGCTATCATAACTACAGCTGCAGCTGCCACTTTGCTCAATAAAGGGATTAATGTACGCATCGCCCAGCTTTATGAATCCCCGGTCTGGATTGTATCAAACAGACCGGGTCCGGATACATTGGAGTCACTTAAGGGAACACTTCTTTTCCCATTTGGACCGGGAGAAATGCCGGAACTATTCTTTAAAGCGACATTGGGGGATAAGCCAAACGGAATATCCATCAGACATACAAGCGGAGCTTTGGAAGCGGTTAATCTTTTACTGGCGGGTAAGGGAGACCACGCAATGCTAAGTGAACCTACTGTATCTGTCGCCATACTGCGCTCTCAGGAAAAACACGCCAATGGCTCGCCTCTGCTGGTCAGAAGGATAAGCATGAGTAAAACTTGGATGAAAAGTTTTCCCGGCCATCGTCTTGCTGCAACAAGTATGACTTTCTTCGGAGAGAAGGCTGAGAGCTCGGATCTGATACAAACTTTCCGCAAGGCCCACATGCAAGCATATGAGTGGGTACAGAAAAACCCTTCCAAAGCATTAACTATTACACGACAAAAATTCCCTGCCCTAGCAGCACAACTTGATTCCGGAGCAATAAATAATCTCGAGATTCACATCTTAAACGGTAAAAAGGCGCAGGAGAATGCAATATTTTTCTTATCTAAAATCAAAGAGCTCTCCCCTGCCGCCATTGGTGGTCCCATACCGAACGGTGATTTGTTTGAGGTGGGACAATGA
- a CDS encoding ABC transporter permease subunit → MIDFRSLELPPAFYNILGFMLLILGWEALAKNYSGLVVAAPVETVAALFRLLGDKAFLLTHLVPTLKRIALSLCIGIGSGAMLGVLAGLIEPLRLMLAPIRWILTSIPGIIVVVVFMLWFGMGTTMVVSITATMIAPIVYVNVAESMMNVDSNLIEMARVYRMPLHMRLTRIYAMALARPLLSAVVIATGNCIRLVVLAEMLGTNKGLGHALAISRTNLQTDTLYALTMLAMIIIGGVEVLMLRPARKAIERKQTCPS, encoded by the coding sequence ATGATTGACTTCCGGTCATTGGAATTACCTCCCGCATTTTATAATATTCTCGGTTTTATGTTGCTCATTTTAGGGTGGGAAGCTTTAGCCAAAAATTATTCAGGATTGGTCGTGGCAGCACCGGTTGAAACAGTGGCCGCTTTATTTCGACTTCTTGGAGATAAAGCTTTTCTGCTGACACATCTGGTCCCGACCTTAAAGCGTATTGCTTTGTCTTTATGCATCGGGATCGGCAGCGGCGCGATGCTTGGCGTTTTAGCCGGATTAATAGAACCCTTGCGCCTTATGCTTGCGCCAATTCGTTGGATTCTCACAAGCATCCCCGGCATAATAGTTGTGGTTGTATTTATGCTCTGGTTCGGCATGGGTACTACTATGGTCGTAAGCATTACCGCTACCATGATTGCCCCCATTGTTTACGTAAACGTGGCTGAAAGCATGATGAACGTAGACAGCAATCTCATAGAAATGGCCAGAGTTTACCGCATGCCATTACACATGCGCTTAACAAGAATATACGCAATGGCTCTTGCAAGGCCACTGCTGTCTGCAGTGGTCATAGCCACCGGAAACTGCATTCGACTGGTTGTATTGGCGGAAATGCTTGGGACCAACAAGGGTCTTGGACATGCATTGGCTATATCCAGAACCAATCTTCAAACGGATACCCTCTATGCACTGACAATGCTGGCAATGATCATCATAGGCGGTGTGGAAGTTCTCATGCTGCGCCCCGCTCGCAAAGCCATAGAAAGGAAACAGACATGCCCATCATAA
- a CDS encoding ABC transporter ATP-binding protein, translated as MPIIRLKNIYKKFGKNPVLSGFNLEVNHGEILALLGPSGIGKSTALRIIAGLEKPDSGSMEIGTSHVGYVFQEARLLPWDTALNNVALPLRALGINKHEAIDRSRYFLSRMELSKSEEMLPHQLSGGMRQRVSIARALAVSPQILLLDEPFTGLDKRLKDNMRSLLESSLETSNAAVIQVTHDHSELLDKTTRRLYIERQDENYH; from the coding sequence ATGCCCATCATAAGGTTAAAAAATATTTATAAAAAATTCGGAAAAAATCCGGTTCTATCCGGATTTAATCTGGAGGTTAACCATGGTGAAATTTTAGCACTGCTTGGTCCCAGCGGTATCGGAAAATCTACAGCATTACGCATAATAGCAGGTTTGGAAAAACCGGATTCAGGAAGCATGGAAATAGGAACTTCTCACGTTGGATACGTATTTCAGGAAGCACGTCTGCTTCCTTGGGATACGGCCTTGAACAATGTTGCTCTGCCACTTCGTGCTTTAGGAATTAATAAACATGAAGCCATTGACCGATCTCGTTATTTTTTGAGTCGCATGGAGCTTTCCAAGTCCGAAGAAATGCTTCCCCATCAACTTTCAGGAGGCATGCGCCAACGAGTCTCAATTGCCAGAGCCCTTGCGGTCAGCCCCCAAATACTTCTACTGGACGAGCCATTCACAGGTTTAGACAAAAGACTGAAAGATAATATGAGGTCCCTTCTGGAATCTTCTTTAGAAACAAGCAATGCAGCAGTAATCCAAGTAACCCACGATCATTCTGAACTTCTGGATAAAACAACACGACGTTTATACATAGAACGCCAAGACGAAAACTATCATTAA
- a CDS encoding sulfide/dihydroorotate dehydrogenase-like FAD/NAD-binding protein, giving the protein MYRASTADFLALSTPKHSNQQKTQRLKCIDAGSEFCPCHLAESGECIVCSIIRGEAKCDCDWTGTCILAQSEWLIGQSNQRESQSAKIISRKDVGQGTEILHIKTTAKLAAQLTRPGSFVFVRGKQESYYNTPLAVIKSFPGRNEIALAYTKLGPKTKTLAACEDELWLRGPYWNGILGHKYIENVYNERVVLILSGMAQVCGPNIARTLLRNGNKITLIYGAKDYPFIVPYIQEIPSATFVNLKSQNGKQEMSNILRRIRPYSVFSGGCEEQHTFLKQAMSELRLKPRMATSSTHKMCCGEGICGACITNRNGTLIRACKTCLTHD; this is encoded by the coding sequence ATGTACAGGGCATCTACAGCAGATTTTCTTGCATTATCAACTCCTAAGCATTCAAACCAACAGAAAACCCAACGCCTGAAATGCATCGATGCCGGGAGTGAATTTTGCCCCTGCCACCTTGCAGAATCAGGAGAGTGTATTGTCTGCTCTATAATTCGAGGTGAAGCCAAGTGCGATTGTGACTGGACAGGAACATGCATCCTTGCCCAAAGCGAATGGCTTATCGGTCAAAGCAATCAGCGGGAAAGTCAATCTGCAAAAATCATATCCAGAAAAGATGTCGGCCAGGGCACTGAAATTTTACACATTAAAACCACTGCAAAACTTGCCGCACAACTGACCAGACCTGGAAGCTTTGTCTTTGTCCGTGGCAAACAGGAAAGCTACTACAACACACCTTTGGCAGTCATAAAATCCTTCCCCGGAAGAAATGAAATTGCATTGGCCTATACCAAACTAGGTCCTAAAACCAAAACCTTAGCAGCCTGCGAAGATGAACTATGGCTTCGAGGTCCATACTGGAACGGCATACTAGGACATAAGTACATTGAAAATGTATATAATGAGCGGGTGGTGCTAATACTTTCAGGTATGGCACAAGTGTGCGGACCGAACATAGCACGGACCCTACTACGCAATGGCAATAAAATAACATTGATATATGGCGCGAAAGATTACCCTTTCATAGTTCCTTACATTCAGGAGATTCCCTCTGCTACTTTTGTAAATCTGAAATCACAGAACGGTAAGCAGGAAATGTCAAATATATTGAGGAGAATAAGGCCATATTCTGTCTTCAGCGGAGGCTGCGAAGAGCAACATACCTTTTTAAAACAAGCAATGTCAGAACTTCGCTTAAAACCTCGCATGGCGACATCCAGTACTCATAAAATGTGCTGCGGAGAAGGAATATGCGGTGCGTGCATTACAAACCGAAACGGGACTTTAATACGGGCCTGCAAGACCTGTCTTACCCATGACTAA
- a CDS encoding FAD-dependent oxidoreductase, giving the protein MSTIIVIGGGWSGCAAALAARKNNSQVILLERTDLLLGCGLAGGIMRNNGRYTAAEELRQLGAGELIEATDKAATHVDINFPGHEHATLYSTSKVESSVRRLLTEKGVDLRFISRVADIQCSDGYVQAVKLADNKLVKGDVFIDCTGSAGSMGNCHRYGTGCAMCMLRCPSFGPRISLTDRMGIKDIVGIRQDGAIGSLSGSCEIRKESLSEDIQLELKQSGVSVTPLPEQLIHESMLNKKSCRQYALPDFARNIVLLDTGGHAKMMTPYFPVDKLRMVPGFTNALYSHGSSMANSVRFLSRAPRNDLMKVTGTKNLFCGGEKSGFFVGHTEAMATGTLAGYNAAALINDDEQMYFPRELACGDIIATESEGLNKENGLKQRYTFSGGIYFEEMQKRELYLMDKSKINTRVNDLGLTGIFDASSKNEAA; this is encoded by the coding sequence ATGAGCACCATAATCGTAATCGGCGGTGGTTGGTCCGGTTGTGCAGCCGCACTGGCAGCACGAAAAAACAACTCGCAGGTAATTCTTCTTGAACGCACAGACTTATTGCTGGGATGCGGTCTGGCTGGCGGTATCATGCGAAATAACGGCAGATACACAGCAGCAGAAGAACTCCGTCAGCTTGGGGCCGGAGAACTGATTGAAGCCACTGACAAAGCTGCCACGCATGTAGATATAAATTTCCCTGGGCATGAACACGCAACCTTGTATTCGACTTCGAAAGTTGAATCTTCCGTACGTCGATTGTTAACTGAAAAGGGTGTTGATCTCCGTTTCATCTCCCGAGTCGCGGACATTCAGTGCTCAGACGGATATGTACAAGCAGTAAAGTTAGCCGACAATAAACTTGTGAAAGGAGACGTCTTTATAGATTGCACAGGATCAGCGGGATCGATGGGCAATTGCCATCGCTACGGTACTGGATGCGCTATGTGCATGCTTCGTTGTCCTTCATTTGGTCCAAGAATCAGTCTCACGGACCGTATGGGGATTAAAGATATCGTGGGCATACGACAAGACGGAGCAATAGGTTCCTTAAGTGGCTCGTGCGAAATTCGTAAGGAATCTCTCTCCGAAGATATTCAGCTGGAGCTAAAACAGAGCGGAGTATCTGTAACACCGTTACCGGAACAGTTGATTCATGAAAGTATGCTCAACAAAAAGTCATGCCGTCAGTATGCCCTTCCAGATTTTGCAAGAAACATTGTCTTACTTGATACAGGTGGTCATGCCAAAATGATGACTCCATATTTTCCAGTCGACAAACTGCGTATGGTCCCTGGCTTTACAAACGCTCTATATAGCCATGGCAGTAGCATGGCCAACTCTGTGAGATTCTTGAGCCGAGCCCCCAGAAACGATCTTATGAAAGTTACCGGGACAAAAAATCTATTCTGCGGAGGTGAAAAGTCAGGTTTTTTTGTCGGGCACACTGAAGCCATGGCGACAGGGACATTAGCCGGCTACAATGCTGCTGCCCTTATAAATGATGATGAACAAATGTACTTCCCAAGAGAACTGGCCTGCGGTGATATTATAGCCACCGAATCAGAAGGTTTAAATAAAGAGAACGGATTAAAACAACGGTATACCTTTTCCGGAGGTATTTACTTTGAAGAAATGCAAAAACGAGAACTGTATCTAATGGACAAGTCAAAGATTAACACGAGGGTTAACGACCTCGGGTTAACCGGCATTTTCGACGCTTCTTCAAAAAATGAAGCAGCCTAA
- a CDS encoding FAD:protein FMN transferase, with product MNRVWSFLSMAVLLFALVGCGNDTVPVKLQGKAIGTTYSIMAYNLPDDLDAQKMDQGVEKVVADVNTVMSLFKPDSELSRFNAYKGADWFPVSTELAMVVGKSKQVSLLTGGAFDITVAPLVKLWGFGPDKRPEKIPSIEQIKKAQAEMGADFIEVRIDPPALRKLKPGISIDLAAIAKGYCVDAVSGWLKENGVSDFMVEIGGEIRTSGIKPGNASWLIGVEKPVAGGRAVQAVIELSGRAMATSGDYRNYFEAEGKRYSHIIDPVSGKPISHNLVSVSVVEDSCIMADALATALMVLGPDQVLKLAEKHKLSAFFIVKTIDGFAEIATGDFPQHKTMK from the coding sequence ATGAACAGAGTTTGGTCTTTCTTGAGTATGGCAGTCTTGCTTTTTGCTCTTGTCGGGTGCGGCAATGATACTGTGCCTGTGAAATTGCAGGGCAAAGCTATTGGCACGACGTATTCAATTATGGCTTACAATCTGCCGGACGATCTTGATGCGCAAAAAATGGATCAAGGTGTGGAGAAGGTTGTGGCTGATGTGAATACGGTCATGTCCCTCTTCAAGCCTGATTCCGAATTGTCACGTTTTAATGCGTATAAAGGAGCGGACTGGTTTCCGGTTTCAACGGAACTCGCCATGGTGGTCGGAAAGTCCAAACAGGTCAGTCTGCTTACCGGGGGAGCTTTTGACATAACAGTGGCTCCGCTGGTCAAGCTTTGGGGATTTGGTCCGGATAAGCGGCCTGAGAAAATTCCTTCTATAGAACAGATTAAAAAGGCGCAGGCAGAAATGGGTGCGGATTTTATTGAAGTGCGCATTGATCCTCCTGCTCTCAGGAAACTCAAACCGGGTATTTCCATTGACTTGGCAGCGATTGCCAAGGGCTATTGTGTGGATGCTGTGTCCGGATGGCTGAAAGAAAACGGCGTTTCTGATTTCATGGTTGAAATAGGCGGTGAGATCAGAACTTCCGGGATTAAGCCGGGTAACGCTTCATGGCTGATCGGGGTGGAAAAGCCCGTTGCCGGAGGACGGGCCGTGCAGGCCGTCATTGAACTCAGCGGCAGGGCCATGGCTACTTCCGGTGATTACCGCAATTATTTTGAGGCTGAAGGGAAGCGTTATTCTCACATTATCGATCCGGTCAGCGGCAAACCCATCAGCCACAACCTTGTTTCAGTCAGCGTGGTGGAGGATTCCTGCATCATGGCTGATGCCCTCGCTACCGCACTGATGGTGCTGGGACCGGATCAGGTTCTGAAGCTGGCTGAAAAACATAAATTGTCAGCTTTTTTCATCGTGAAAACAATTGACGGATTTGCAGAAATCGCCACAGGAGATTTCCCTCAACATAAAACAATGAAGTGA
- a CDS encoding NADH:ubiquinone reductase (Na(+)-transporting) subunit F encodes MVEIILGVVMFTGVVLALCVFILLARAKLVPSGEVNIEINGDPEKTVVVRPGTKLLGALAEKEIYVPSACGGGGSCGQCKCHVHEGGGDILPTETSFINKREAREGMRLACQVNVKQDMKIEVPAEIFDIKKWECTVKSNIPRATFIKELTLELPAGENVDFRAGGYIQIEAPAHTVHYKDFEVGEKFREDWDKFDLWRYTSVVKEPIVRAYSMANYPEEEGIIMLNVRVCPPPPFAPDAPPGQMSSFIYGLKPGDKVTISGPYGEFFARDTNAEMLFIGGGAGMAPMRSHIFDQLRRLATDRKVSYWYGARSLREMFYVEEFDKLAEDCPNFSWHVALSDPLPEDNWTGYTGFIHQVLYDNYIKDHPAPEDCEFYMCGPPMMASAVEKMLMDQGVEKENIMYDDFGG; translated from the coding sequence ATGGTTGAAATAATACTCGGTGTGGTGATGTTTACCGGCGTGGTCCTCGCGCTGTGCGTGTTCATCCTTCTGGCCCGGGCCAAGCTGGTCCCCAGCGGAGAGGTGAACATTGAAATTAACGGTGACCCGGAAAAGACCGTAGTGGTCCGGCCCGGCACAAAACTTCTCGGCGCACTGGCGGAAAAGGAAATCTATGTTCCTTCGGCCTGCGGTGGCGGTGGTTCCTGCGGGCAGTGCAAATGCCATGTCCATGAAGGCGGTGGCGATATTCTGCCAACTGAAACTTCCTTCATTAACAAACGCGAAGCCCGTGAGGGCATGCGTTTGGCCTGTCAGGTCAATGTTAAACAGGATATGAAGATCGAAGTTCCGGCTGAGATTTTCGACATTAAGAAATGGGAATGCACGGTCAAATCCAACATTCCCCGGGCAACTTTTATCAAGGAGCTTACCCTTGAATTGCCCGCAGGTGAAAATGTCGATTTTCGCGCTGGCGGCTATATCCAGATCGAAGCCCCGGCCCACACCGTCCACTACAAGGATTTTGAAGTGGGCGAGAAATTCCGCGAAGACTGGGACAAGTTCGATCTCTGGCGTTACACCTCAGTGGTCAAAGAGCCTATCGTAAGGGCTTATTCCATGGCCAACTATCCCGAGGAAGAGGGCATTATCATGCTTAACGTGCGAGTCTGCCCGCCGCCCCCGTTTGCCCCTGATGCTCCTCCGGGCCAGATGTCTTCCTTTATCTACGGCCTCAAACCCGGTGACAAGGTGACAATTTCCGGTCCTTACGGCGAGTTCTTCGCCCGCGACACCAATGCCGAGATGCTTTTTATCGGCGGTGGTGCCGGTATGGCTCCCATGCGTTCACATATCTTCGATCAGTTGCGCCGTCTGGCTACCGATCGCAAGGTCAGCTACTGGTACGGTGCCCGTAGTCTGCGTGAGATGTTTTACGTGGAAGAGTTCGACAAGCTGGCCGAGGATTGCCCCAACTTCAGCTGGCATGTGGCCCTTTCCGATCCGTTACCTGAGGACAATTGGACCGGATACACCGGCTTCATTCATCAGGTACTTTACGATAATTACATCAAGGATCATCCCGCTCCAGAGGATTGCGAATTCTACATGTGCGGACCGCCGATGATGGCTTCCGCTGTGGAGAAAATGCTCATGGATCAGGGTGTGGAAAAAGAGAACATCATGTATGATGACTTCGGCGGCTAA
- the nqrE gene encoding NADH:ubiquinone reductase (Na(+)-transporting) subunit E, translating to MENLINIFVKSIFIENLALAFFLGMCTYLAVSKKVQTSMGLGVAVIVVMTITVPVNNLLYNYFLREGGLAWAGFGDTDLTFVGLISYIGVIAAIVQILEMTLDKYFPSLYNALGIFLPLITVNCAILGASLFMVERDYNFVESVTFGFGSGVGWALAIVLLAGIREKMKYSDVPEELEGLGITFIVVGLMSFGFLSFSGIQM from the coding sequence GTGGAAAACTTAATTAATATATTCGTTAAATCGATCTTCATAGAGAACCTGGCTCTGGCTTTCTTTCTGGGCATGTGCACCTACCTTGCGGTGTCCAAGAAGGTTCAGACTTCCATGGGGCTGGGCGTGGCTGTTATCGTGGTCATGACCATCACTGTCCCGGTAAACAATCTGCTCTACAACTACTTCCTGCGTGAAGGAGGCCTTGCCTGGGCCGGGTTCGGGGATACCGACCTGACTTTTGTGGGGCTTATCTCTTACATCGGTGTTATCGCGGCTATCGTCCAGATTCTGGAAATGACCCTCGATAAGTATTTTCCGTCGCTATACAACGCGCTGGGCATTTTCCTGCCGCTAATCACGGTTAACTGCGCTATTCTCGGGGCCTCCCTGTTTATGGTCGAACGTGATTACAACTTCGTGGAATCCGTGACTTTTGGTTTCGGTTCCGGCGTGGGCTGGGCTCTGGCCATCGTGCTTTTGGCCGGTATCCGCGAGAAGATGAAGTACTCCGATGTTCCTGAAGAACTGGAAGGACTGGGGATCACTTTTATAGTGGTCGGACTCATGTCCTTCGGATTTCTGTCCTTCTCAGGCATCCAGATGTAG